A genomic region of Mycolicibacterium poriferae contains the following coding sequences:
- a CDS encoding sensor domain-containing protein — protein sequence MGVPLAVAASASPSAPGVVNYAVLPKGSVSNIVGARLNHEWTFTEPFQSFWVDNPACNNWADIGLPEVYNDPDLAAFSGAVAQETPTDMTHLVKQSVGVFATTDAADRAFHRVVDRTSGCNGQTTVMHLDNFTTEVWTFTGGVTTATEADWVKQEAGTDRRCFVTTRLRENVLLQAKVCQSGNGGPAVNVLAGAMQNTLGQ from the coding sequence ATGGGTGTGCCGTTGGCCGTCGCGGCGTCGGCGAGTCCGTCCGCTCCAGGCGTGGTCAACTACGCCGTCCTGCCCAAGGGGTCGGTCAGCAACATCGTCGGTGCCCGGTTGAACCACGAGTGGACGTTCACCGAGCCGTTCCAGTCCTTCTGGGTGGACAACCCGGCCTGCAACAACTGGGCCGACATCGGTCTGCCCGAGGTCTACAACGATCCCGACCTGGCCGCGTTCAGCGGTGCGGTGGCGCAGGAAACGCCGACCGACATGACCCACCTCGTCAAGCAATCCGTGGGAGTGTTCGCCACCACCGACGCTGCCGACCGCGCCTTCCACCGCGTCGTCGACCGCACCAGTGGATGCAACGGCCAGACCACCGTGATGCACCTGGACAACTTCACCACCGAGGTGTGGACCTTCACCGGTGGCGTGACGACGGCGACCGAGGCCGACTGGGTCAAGCAGGAAGCCGGGACAGACCGGCGCTGCTTCGTCACCACCCGGTTGCGGGAGAACGTGTTGCTGCAGGCGAAGGTGTGCCAGTCGGGTAACGGCGGACCCGCGGTCAACGTGTTGGCCGGGGCGATGCAGAACACCTTGGGCCAGTAG